A section of the Triticum dicoccoides isolate Atlit2015 ecotype Zavitan chromosome 7A, WEW_v2.0, whole genome shotgun sequence genome encodes:
- the LOC119329303 gene encoding 5'-methylthioadenosine/S-adenosylhomocysteine nucleosidase-like: protein MEPPSSEEPAAASGAGAISKVLVVIAMQTEALPLVTRFQLVEAXXTPNRFPKGAPWTRYHGDYKGLHIDLVWPGKDPVLGVDSVGTVSAALVTYASIQLLKPDLIINAGTAGGFKARGAGIGDVFLASDVAFHDRRIPIPVFDSYGIGARKTFETPNIVKELNLKVGKLSTGDSLDMSPHDETAILSNEATVKDMEGAAVAYVADLFSTPAIFVKAVTDIVDGEKPTAEEFLQNLISVTMALDQAVMQVVDFISGKCISDL from the exons CGATGCAGACGGAGGCGCTCCCGCTCGTCACCCGGTTCCAGCTCGTCGAGGCNNNNN ACACACCTAACAGATTTCCTAAAGGTGCCCCTTGGACTCGGTACCATGGCGACTACAAAGGCCTCCACATCGATCTCGTCTGGCCTGGAAAAGACCCTGTGCTTG GGGTTGACAGTGTTGGTACAGTATCCGCAGCTCTTGTGACTTATGCTTCTATACAATTGTTGAAGCCAGACCTTATCATCAACGCTGGTACTGCTGGTGGTTTTAAG GCCAGAGGAGCAGGTATTGGGGATGTCTTCTTAGCTTCAGATGTTGCTTTCCATGACAGGAGAATACCCATTCCT GTCTTTGACAGTTATGGAATTGGAGCACGAAAAACATTTGAAACCCCGAATATAGTGAAGGAACTCAATTTGAAG GTTGGGAAACTGTCAACTGGTGATTCTCTGGATATGTCCCCCCATGATGAGACAGCAATACTGAGCAATGAAGCTACAGTCAAGGATATGGAG GGAGCAGCGGTGGCATATGTTgctgacttgttctcgacacctGCTATCTTTGTCAAAGCTGTGACTGACATTGTTGATGGGGAGAAGCCAACAGCCGAGGAGTTTCTGCAAAACCTGATCTCCGTGACGATGGCGCTTGACCAGGCAGTCATGCAAGTGGTAGACTTCATCAGCGGCAAATGTATCTCTGATCTCTGA